Proteins found in one Ovis canadensis isolate MfBH-ARS-UI-01 breed Bighorn chromosome 20, ARS-UI_OviCan_v2, whole genome shotgun sequence genomic segment:
- the GNMT gene encoding glycine N-methyltransferase: MRSRSRGPRRRGQAGRRMVDSVYRTRSLGVAAEGLPDQYADGEAARVWQLYIGDTSSRTAEYKAWLLGLLRQHGCQRVLDVACGTGVDSIMLVEEGFNVTSVDASDKMLKYALKERWNRRHDPAFDKWVIEEANWMTLDKDVPQPPGGGFDAVICLGNSFAHLPDCKGDQSEHRLALRNIASMVRSGGVLVIDHRNYDHILRTGCAPPGKNIYYKSDLTKDITTSVLTVNNKAHMVTLDYTVQVPGAGQSGSPGLSKFRLSYYPHCLASFTELLRTAFGGKCQHSVLGDFKPYKPGQAYVPCYFIHVLKKMA; this comes from the exons ATGCGGAGCCGGAGCCGGGGGCCGCGGCGGCGGGGCCAGGCGGGTCGCAGGATGGTGGACAGCGTGTACCGGACCCGCTCCCTGGGGGTGGCGGCTGAAGGGCTCCCGGACCAGTACGCGGACGGAGAGGCGGCGCGCGTGTGGCAGCTCTACATCGGGGACACCAGCAGCCGCACCGCGGAGTACAAGGCCTGGCTGCTCGGGCTGCTGCGCCAGCACGGCTGCCAGCGGGTGCTCGACGTGGCCTGCGGCACCGG GGTGGACTCCATCATGCTGGTGGAAGAGGGCTTCAACGTGACAAGCGTGGATGCCAGTGACAAGATGCTAAAGTATGCTCTCAAGGAGCGCTGGAACCGGAGGCACGACCCTGCCTTTGACAAGTGGG tCATTGAAGAAGCTAACTGGATGACTCTGGACAAAGACGTGCCCCAACCACCAGGGGGTGGCTTCGATGCTGTCATCTGCCTTGGAAACAGTTTTGCCCACTTGCCAGACTGCAAAG GAGACCAGAGTGAGCACCGGCTGGCCCTGAGGAACATCGCAAGCATGGTGCGGTCGGGAGGCGTGCTGGTCATTGATCATCGCAACTACGACCACATCCTCCGCACGGGGTGCGCACCCCCAGGAAAAAACATCTACTATAAG AGTGACCTGACCAAGGACATCACGACGTCAGTGCTGACCGTGAACAACAAGGCCCACATGGTGACTCTGGATTACACGGTGCAGGTGCCCGGGGCTGGCCAGAGCGGGTCTCCTGGCTTGAG TAAGTTCCGGCTCTCCTACTACCCTCACTGCCTGGCATCCTTTACGGAGTTGCTTCGAACAGCCTTCGGGGGCAAGTGCCAGCACAGCGTCCTGGGCGACTTCAAACCTTACAAGCCGGGCCAGGCCTACGTTCCTTGCTATTTCATCCACGTGCTCAAGAAGATGGCCTGA